The proteins below come from a single Miscanthus floridulus cultivar M001 chromosome 1, ASM1932011v1, whole genome shotgun sequence genomic window:
- the LOC136536910 gene encoding uncharacterized protein, which yields MASSERVYEDFVPPHQMEREPATHTLTVNLSAQGYKKEHIRVQMVHSHRRLIVRGERPVDGNRWSRFRLELRVPDGCDAKAIHAKFDSGVVRVTMPGVLPEPVPVIDSVTGGTGKQEPPLPSPPPKQHASTAAVAGDVQDGGGDRDRAARRGQEDDKHETPRKQEARQRVLSSSVKDAAGGSSGSGDDTGGVGEVTAASPSARQGYGFLHNRKKMATTVLGVVLVLISLGIYVKYSLWP from the exons ATGGCTTCCAGCGAGCGCGTGTACGAGGACTTCGTGCCTCCGCACCAAATGGAACGCGAGCCGGCAACCCACACCCTCACCGTCAACCTCTCCGCCCAAG GGTACAAGAAGGAGCACATCAGGGTGCAGATGGTGCACAGCCACCGGCGCCTGATCGTGCGTGGGGAGCGCCCCGTCGACGGCAACCGCTGGAGCCGCTTCCGCCTCGAGCTCCGCGTCCCCGACGGGTGCGACGCCAAGGCCATCCACGCCAAGTTCGACAGCGGCGTCGTCCGCGTCACCATGCCTGGCGTCCTGCCGGAGCCCGTCCCGGTCATCGACTCCGTCACCGGCGGCACCGGCAAGCAGGAGCCGCCGTTGCCGTCCCCGCCGCCGAAGCAGCATGCTAGTACGGCCGCCGTGGCCGGCGACGTGCAAGACGGTGGTGGTGATCGTGATCGTGCCGCGCGACGAGGACAAGAGGACGACAAGCACGAGACGCCGCGGAAGCAGGAAGCAAGGCAGCGCGTGCTGAGCTCGTCGGTGAAAGACGCCGCCGGCGGCAGTAGCGGTAGCGGCGACGACACCGGTGGGGTAGGGGAGGTGACGGCCGCTTCTCCGTCGGCACGCCAAGGCTACGGCTTCCTCCATAAccggaagaagatggccaccacTGTGCTCGGCGTGGTGCTCGTCCTCATCAGCCTCGGCATCTATGTCAAGTACAGCCTCTGGCCATAA
- the LOC136536901 gene encoding soluble starch synthase 2-1, chloroplastic/amyloplastic-like: MAASAFLVVAPVHAPPLVRPRVVLLPPTCGCRRCSAPRGGLTLRPQACASRRRCNPAIRPVRFCAEVGSGWPVVLTHSIKRGFHKGISVARVDGNAAGQVSVDDGDDDLDHITSETVRAAIRKSKEVLARHKVIMEQIAEKKHLAAMLDSSIHNEQEPLSGQSDGSLANLNAIAESTEIGYGHQTYHDSSSQQSEFDTTYGESIYNQNEYYESLKDDGNDFSENYQHNSFPRAARSVYELEADNGMKQDYVVLLSQVSEHEQSVNEGTNDNASGGVDVMNVILVAAECAPWSKTGGLGDVAGALPKALARRGHRVMVVAPKYGDYEESQEIGEPRSYQVAGQDMEVKYYHAYIDGVDFVFIDNPVFHYVQSEIYGGNRTDIWKRMVLLCKAAVEVQWYVPCGGFSYGDGNLVFIANDWHTALLPVYLKAYYRDNGFMPYARSVLVIHNIAHQGRGPIDDFSYLDLPGHYMDQFKLYDPFGGDHLNIFAAGIRAADRLLTVSHGYAWELKTPDGGWGLHSIINENDWKFQGIVNGIDNTDWNPRHDVHLQSDGYANYSLETVQTGKAQCKEALQKELGLPVRGDVPVIAFIGRLDHQKGVDLIAEAMPWIAGQDVQLIMLGTGRQDLEDTLRRLESQHYDKVRGWVGFSVRLAHRMTAGADILLMPSRFEPCGLNQLYAMMYGTVPVVHAVGGLRDTVEHYNPYEEVGVGWTFEKAEANRMIDALGHCLNTYRNYRSSWEGIQRRGMMQDLSWDNAAKLYEEVLLAAKYQW, from the exons ATGGCGGCTTCCGCCTTCCTCGTCGTCGCCCCGGTGCACGCGCCGCCGCTGGTGCGCCCCCGCGTCGTCCTTCTTCCCCCCACCTGCGGCTGCCGCCGCTGCTCCGCTCCACGCGGGGGACTCACCCTGCGCCCACAGGCTTGCGCTTCACGCCGCCGCTGCAACCCGGCGATCCGCCCG GTGAGGTTCTGTGCGGAAGTTGGTTCGGGGTGGCCCGTGgtgctcactcactcaatcaaaAGGGGGTTTCACAAGGGTATAAGTGTCGCAAGGGTGGATGGTAATGCTGCTGGTCAAGTCAGTgtcgacgacggcgacgacgattTAGACCATATCACCAGCGAGACCGTTCGAGCTGCCATAAGGAAAAGCAAGGAGGTGCTGGCAAGGCACAAGGTCATAATGGAGCAG ATAGCAGAAAAGAAGCACCTCGCAGCTATGCTTGACAGTTCCATTCATAATGAGCAAGAGCCACTCAGTGGTCAGAGTGATGGTTCCTTAGCAAACCTGAATGCAATTGCAGAGAGCACAGAGATTGGCTATGGCCATCAGACATACCATGATAGTTCTTCACAGCAATCTGAATTTGACACCACTTACGGAGAATCCATCTACAATCAGAATGAATACTATGAAAGTTTAAAAGATGATGGCAATGATTTCAGTGAGAATTATCAGCATAACAGTTTTCCTAGAGCTGCTCGTAGTGTATATGAACTAGAAGCAGATAATGGTATGAAACAAGATTATGTGGTACTACTAAGTCAAGTAAGCGAACATGAGCAGTCAGTTAATGAGGGAACAAATGACAATGCATCTGGTGGAGTTGATGTTATGAATGTCATATTGGTAGCCGCAGAGTGTGCTCCTTGGTCCAAAACAG GTGGGCTTGGGGATGTTGCTGGAGCTTTGCCTAAGGCTTTGGCCAGGAGAGGTCATCGTGTCATG gtAGTAGCTCCAAAATATGGTGACTATGAGGAATCACAAGAGATAGGAGAGCCAAGGAGTTACCAAGTTGCAGGGCAG GATATGGAAGTAAAGTATTACCATGCATACATAGATGGTGTGGATTTTGTTTTCATTGACAATCCTGTCTTCCACTATGTTCAGAGTGAAATTTATGGTGGGAACCGAACT GACATCTGGAAACGAATGGTTTTGTTGTGCAAAGCAGCTGTAGAG GTTCAATGGTATGTTCCATGTGGTGGCTTCTCGTACGGTGATGGAAATCTTGTGTTTATTGCAAATGATTGGCATACTGCACTTCTACCTGTTTATTTAAAGGCATACTATCGTGACAATGGTTTTATGCCATATGCCCGTTCTGTTCTTGTGATACACAACATAGCACATCAG GGTCGTGGCCCGATAGATGATTTCAGTTACCTGGATTTACCAGGTCATTACATGGATCAGTTCAAACTTTATGATCCATTTGGAGGTGATCATCTAAACATTTTTGCAGCTGGTATTAGAGCTGCTGACCGTTTGCTTACCGTTAGTCATGGTTATGCATGGGAGCTAAAAACACCTGATGGTGGTTGGGGCCTTCATAGTATCATTAATGAAAATGATTGGAAATTCCAGGGTATTGTAAATGGTATTGATAATACGGATTGGAATCCTAGGCATGATGTCCATCTACAATCTGATGGGTACGCCAACTATTCTCTAGAAACCGTTCAGACTGGTAAAGCACAGTGCAAGGAAGCACTACAGAAAGAGCTCGGCCTCCCAGTTCGTGGTGATGTTCCAGTCATTGCTTTTATTGGACGGTTGGACCATCAAAAAGGTGTAGACCTGATAGCAGAGGCAATGCCATGGATTGCTGGTCAGGATGTACAATTAATTATGTTGGGTACTGGAAGACAAGATCTTGAAGATACATTGAGGAGGCTCGAGAGCCAGCATTATGACAAGGTTAGGGGCTGGGTTGGGTTTTCTGTCCGGTTGGCTCATCGGATGACAGCAGGGGCTGATATACTATTGATGCCGTCAAGGTTTGAGCCATGCGGGCTGAACCAGCTATATGCCATGATGTATGGGACTGTCCCTGTAGTTCATGCGGTTGGAGGTCTCCGCGACACAGTCGAACATTATAATCCCTATGAGGAGGTTGGAGTTGGATGGACTTTTGAGAAAGCAGAGGCAAACAGAATGATCGATGCCCTAGGGCACTGCTTGAACACATACAGAAATTACCGGAGCAGTTGGGAAGGTATCCAACGTAGAGGGATGATGCAGGATCTAAGCTGGGATAATGCTGCTAAACTCTATGAGGAAGTTCTTCTTGCCGCCAAATATCAGTGGTGA